TCAAGCTTGGTCAGAACGACTTGCCGCTGTTCGGGTACGACCTGCCGTATCCCTTCATCATTATGGTCCTGATCGCTATCATGATGACCTTCTTCTTATCGCGTACCACCTGGGGCTACCGGATCTACGCCGTGGGCGGCAACGAGCAGGCGGCGCGGCTGTCGGGCGTCAATACCCGGCGCGTCAAGCTGATGGCTTTCATGCTGTCCGGCCTGATGGCGGGCATCGGTGGCACGCTGATGACCTCCCGCCTGGCCGTGGCCGCACCGACCGCCGCCCAAGGTTACGAGCTTGACGTGATCGCGGCGGTGTTCATTGGCGGGGCGAGCGTGACGGGCGGCAAGGGCACGATCATCGGCACGGTGATCGGCGCGGCGATCATGCAAGTGCTGCGCACCGGCCTGAACCTGCTCGGCGCAAATGCCTATTGGCAGCCCGCCGCGATTGGCTTCACGATCATCCTGGCCGTGATGTTCGACCGGGCGCGCAACAACCCACGCATCGGCGAGGAATTCCGCAACCTGTTTGGCCGTTCGCGCGCGAAGGATTTTTGACCATGAGCATGACCTCCAGCGACCGCCTGGCAGCGCGACTGCGCGGCGAGTCGGTGGATCGCGCGCCGAACTTCAGCCTCGTGATGCAGTTCGCCGCCGACCAGATCCACGCCCCATTGCGGCAGTACTATCTGGACTATAACGTGCTGTGCGAAGCCAACCTCGTTACGGCGGAGCGCTTCGGCCTCGACATCGTTGACGCGATCAGCGATCCTTACCGCGAGGCCCACGACTTCGGCGCGGTGATCGAGTTCCCCGACGACGGTTTGCCGGTGAACACCGTGCACCGGCTGGCGGATACATCCGCGCTGTCCTCGCTTCCACACCCCGATCCGCTGGCTCCTGGCAGCCGTATGCGCGATCGCGTGGACGCTGTGCGCCTGTTCCACGAGCGAGTGGGCGGGCAGATCCCGGTGCAGGGCTGGATCGAGGGTGCGCTGGCGGAAGCGGCGGACCTGCGCGGCGTGAGCGCGCTAATGTACGATCTCTACGACCGGCCCGAATGGGTCGAGGAGCTGCTGGAGCGTGCGACCGAGGTAGCGATTGACTTCGCGCTGGCGCAGATCGAGGCCGGGGCGACGATCATCGGGCTGGGCGACGCGATCGCCTCGCAGGTCGCGCCGCGCGCTTACCGCCAGTTCGCTGTGCCGTATGAGCAGCGCATCTTCCAGGCAATCACGGACGCGGGCGCGCTGGGGCGGCTGCACATCTGCGGCAATACCACCAAGATCGTAGCCGACATGGCGCAGAGCGGCGCACAGATCATCGACCTCGATTGGCAGGTCGATCTCGCCACCGCACGCCAGCAGGTGGACGCCGTCAATCCGGCCATCGTATTATGCGGCAACTTCGACCCGGTTGCCGTGCTGTACGAGGGCACGCCGGACACGATCCGGCAGGCGGTGCGCGCCTGTCGGGCGGTGGGCGGCGCGACGTGGCTGTGCGCGCCGGGCTGCGAGATCCCGCGCCACACGCCGGACGCGAACGTACACGCCATCACCGAGGCGTTGGCTGCGAGCGCTTGAAGCCCGTACCGAGTTGTTGTAGTAGTGATGCTATGTGTTTTGACAATTTGACGCGGTAGGCCACCGAACCCCCCCCTGCCGCCTGTGGCGGCGTTCCCTCCCCGCACAGCGGAGAGGGAAATAGGGGCACGAGGTGTAGTGGACCCGCAAGCGGGACAGTCAACGGACGATGGTAGGGGGGGATGTACGCCCAGGAACGGACCACCAGGCGGCGTCAAACTCGGTGGGAGTGAGATAGGCGAAGGTCTGGGCCAGGCGAACATGGGTGATATCGGCGACCCAGACCTGATCCGGATGCGCGACGGTCAGTCCGGCCACCCGGTTGAGGTAGCGTCGATGCGGATGGTGGCTGTCGGTCGTGCGGACGCGCCGGCGCGGCGGGGGCCGTTGCAGCCCCATCTCGCGCATCAGACGCTGCACCCGCTTGCGATTGACGACCCAACGGTCCGCCTCGCGCCTCCCCGCTCAGATACGCCAGCACCACCTGCGTTTTGAACTCGTCACTGTGGGTTCGTCTGGCTTTGCTCATGGTAGTGTCTCCCTTTTCTGACTTCAGGCCTACGATTCTCTTGGCTCTCTGTCCACTCTTTGGGGTCCACTACAGACTGCCAAATGCCCACGGATTATGCAGCGATACAATCAGGTGATGGATACGATCCGGTCTTCGGCCAGTGACTTTTCAACGGCTTCGACCACTTTCTGCGAGATGATCGCGTCTTCCATCGTGGAGAGCGGCTGGCCGCCCTTGAGACACACATTCACAAAATGGCGGTCTTCGTTGGTAATCGTACCCTGGTACGCCGTGTACAGCCGCGAGTGCGAAATGCCGCGCTTTGCTTCGACCCAATCCTGATAGGTATAGCGCGTTGTGCCTTCCGTCCCGATCACCTTGACCATAAACGTCCAGGGATCGGCAGAGAGATCGTCTGCCGCGAAACTGGCGCACAGGTGCGCGACTCCGCCACATTCCAGATCGACCAATACCATCGCCAAATCTTCTTTGGTGAGTGTTTCGTAATGACGCACGGCTTTCATCGCTGCAACACGTGTGGGACGCCCCACCAGATACATCATCGTGTAAATATTATGTTGCAGAATATGACGAACCATGCCCGGTAGCGTTGCGGCGCGTTCCTCAGAGTGGTGGATGTTGTACATCACGTAACACGAAACGATTTTTCCGATGTTGCCATCCTGGATCAAGGCCCGCGCGCGGGCCAGACTGTCCTCGTGGATCATGTTATGGCCGGGTACACACACCAGCCCCAAGCGTTCGGCAGTGCATTTCATCTCCTCGACTTCGGCCACCGTCGCGCCGAGCGGCTTTTCGACCAAAACGTGTTTGCCGTGTTCTAAAGCGAGCTTGGTATATTGTAGATGGGTGTCCAGGTCGGTGAGCACAAAAACTGCGTCAATGTCCGGGTCCTTGACCAGGTCCTCCGGGGTATCGTAGAAAGCGCAGCCAAACAGCTTGGCTCGTTCCTCCGCCCGTGATCGTGTACGATTCCACAGGCCAACCAGCCGTGCCTCTGGAATAGCCTGTACGGCTTTGGCATGCAAGATCGAAATCTCGCCCGCACCGATAAAGCCGACCCCGACAGGTTTATTTGCTGACATAAAAATCCTCCTCAAAGTGAAAAACGGTCGTCTATTGTCTGCTATTCGCCACCAGCTACTCGCGTTCAGTGATATACGCCGTACTTTTTGGCGGACTCGACCAGCGCGTGAATGTTATCGTCCGGGGTCTCGGGCCCCATCGCGCAGCCCGGCCCCAGAATGAACCCGTAGCCCGGCCCCAGGATGTCAATCGCGGCGCGGCAGGCGTCTTCCACATCTTGCGGCGTGCCATAAGTCAAGACGTTGGTATCGATGTTGCCCAACAGCGTTGTTTTGCCGCGTGCGTGGGCCTTGGCGATACGCATGTCCGTTTTGTGATCGATCTCCAATATCTGCGCGCCAGTGCCGATGAACTCGTCAATGATCGGGATGGTGTTGCCGCAGATATGGTTATGCAAGATGATGCCTGCGGCCTTCAGCTCGTCAACCATCGCTTTTTCGTGTCGCCAGGGATACTGTTTGTAATGTCGGGGCGAAAGCAAGTCCGGCCCGCCCAACGGCTCACCGATCGAGGTCGAATGCCCGCCGCACTCGATCAGCGCGAATGCGTAGCGTGTCGCCACCCGGCGCGAGTAATCCAACAGCGCGTGGATGAGGTCCGGCTCCTCGCCATAACCAATGTCCATCATAATCTCGTCGAGGCCTCGAATTTGCCCGCTGAGGTCCATTGGCCCCTGGTCGGCGCGGGCGCAAATCCACGCCTTATCCCCGATCTCTTTCGAGAGGATGCGCGTTGCCTTCAAGATTTCGTTCATGGGAAATGTGGTATACGGATCGGGTACTTCCAGGTCAACCACTTCGGACAGGCTCTTGACAATCGGGTCGTGCGCTGCCGGAGCCATGTCGTCCCGATAGATGACCTTGAGGCCGCACGCCTGCGCATTACAGGCCGTGCCGTTTTCCAGCAGGATCATGTCGTGCCCAAACTCGCGCCAGGCCTGGAGCATCGCATCTGCCAGTAGCTCGCCATCCTGAAAAACGTCGGACATGGGCAGCCCGGTTGCGCGGGCGGCAGTCTGGAAGTTGTGTAAATCTACCGGCACACGATCCGGTTTTCTGAAGTGGATCGTCGCGTCGATACGGTCTAGAGAAGTCATAGTATCAGCCATAGTTTGTCCTCAACAGTTGATTTCATTTTCATGATCGCTGCGCAATCCGCCGCGCCAACCAGCCATGTGTAGGTCACCAGGAAACCGCTTGTGCTGGCTGGCAGGTGCGCTGCATTACGAGGCCCACACGTCGTCTTCGCTCTCGACCATACGCGAATCAGCTTGTCGCACGTGCCAGGCAAGACTATTCCATCGAAGCGGTTCGCTCCGGCAATTACAGCGCGCCAGGGGAGGACTTAGTGCATTTCCCGACCTTGTGGCTGCCGTCACCGGGAGCCGGGGCGTTAAGCTTCTCCGGCAGACCGCCCGCTTCGCGCAGGTGGCTGTGCACTGAGTTCATCTCGCCCCACGAGTTGGAGATGCCGCTCAACGGCTTGCTAGAATTTGCCTCGTTAAACCCCTCGCACGGTACCTCGCATGGATAGACCCTTGAATCGCCCTCGAACAGCCCGTGACCATGCGCCGATCGCGATCTCCTAAAACCGCCGTGACCAGTCCTTTGGCCAGCGTTCGATCACCACTTTGGTCTGTGTGAAGAACTCGATAGCATGGTGACTCTGACCATGCAGCGTGCCAAAGAAACTCGCCTTCCATCCACTGAACGGGAAAAATGCCATCGGCGCGGCGACCCCGATATTGATCCCGATGTTGCCCGCCTGTGCCTCGTAGCGGAACTTACGCGCGGCGGAGCCGCTGCTTGTAAACAGGCAAGCCATATTTCCATACTCGCCGCTGTTCACCAGCGCGATAGCCTCGTCAACAGTGTCTACGTGCATCATGCCCAGCACCGGGCCGAAGATTTCGGTGCAGGCAGCCGTACTGCCTGGCCGGACGTCCTGCAAAATGGTCGGGCGTAGGAAATTGCCACGCTCGTAGTGGCTAATAGTCGTGTTGCGCCCGTCGAGAGTCGCCTTGGCGCCTTCGTCCAGCGCGACCTGGATCAAGCTCTCGATGCGCGCTTTGCTCTGCGGCGTGATGACGGGTCCCATCGTGACATTTTCATCCAGGCCGTAGCCAACTACGCGCTGTTTCGCCGCCTCGGTGATCGCCTCGGTGAACAACTCGCGCGCTTCGCCAACCGTGATTGCCAGCGATGCTGCGAGGCAACGTTGGCCCGCGTTGCCGAAGGCACTGTCGGCTACGATGCGCGTGGTCATAGCCAGGTCGGCATCCGGCAATATGACGACGGGGTTTTTTGCTCCGCCCTGTGCTTGCACTCGCTTGCCGTTCGCCGACGCGCGCGCATAGATGTGCCGCGCTACGGGGGTCGAGCCGACAAAACTTACCGCCTGAATCGCAGGGTGATCGAGGATCGCGTTTACACAATCTGCGCCGCCGTTGACGATGTTGATCACGCCGGGCGGAAATCCGGCGGCTTCGAGCAGTTCGGCGGCCATGTGCATAGTCACCGGGCAGCGCTCAGACGGCTTGACGATAACCGTATTTCCGGTCGCGACTGCGTAGGGCAGGAACCAGAACGGGATCATGCCGGGGAAGTTGAATGGTGCGATAATCGCTGCGACGCCTACCGGCTGCCGGATCATCGATTCATCGATTCCCGGCGCGATGTCTTCCGAGATCGTGCCCTGCATCAACGTCGGAGTGCCGCACGCCACTTCAACGTTTTCGATCGCGCGGCGCATCTCGCCTTTCGCCTCGGCCAACGTCTTGCCGTTCTCGTCGGTTATCATGCGGGAAAGATCGTCGATGTGTTCTTCAAGAAGATTTTTCAACTTGAACAAGTATTGAATCCGCTCTGTCGGGGGAACACGCCGCCAGGAGTCCTCTGTCGTCGCAGCAACCCGCGCCGCTTGATCGATCTCCTGCGGGGATGACATTGGAACTCGTGCAATCACATCGCCCGTTGCCGGGTTCACCACGTCTTGATAGACGTCCGACGAGGGTGTTTGCCACTCGCCATTAATGTAGTTTGAAAGTGTTTTCTGCTGCATGCTCATGAATACCTCTCATATCCGCTTGATCAGCGCTGCCCTAAACGCCTCATCCTCTATCGAGTCCACGTCAATCAATTCTTTCACGCCGGGATAATCGAGCGTGGGTCGGATGATTTCCTCCGGGAAGGTAGCAACAATTTCTGTCATTGATCGGTGAGTCATCACAGACACCTGGCTCAAGGTTTGCCGCGCGTGCCGCTGTGGTTCTTGGCGGTGGGCCGGATACCCCGCGCCAGACTCGACACTAAAAATCCGGTCGAAGATAAAACGCAAGTTCACATCGGCGGCCCACCCATAACCCTGATTGAGCATCAGCGAAATGCAGTTGCCACCGTTGATCTGCGTGAACAACCACGCATCCAATGACGTGATGATGTGTCCGCAGAACACGCCGGGATACTGCATCACCGAATTGAGATAACCCTGGCCTGTACCGCATCCACCGACCACAAAATCGACCCGCTTGAGGTGCAGCAAGATGGCGCTCAACAGTCCGGTATGGATGTAGCTCAACTCCGGCTTGGCGTAGTTTTTGGTCATGCCTGCGTTGATGATGGTGTGGCCGCGCCCTTCTAACGCCGCGAGAATATCGGCGTTGCGATCTGCCGCACTCGTTTCGTTTATTACCGCGATTTTCATCGCACACCCCCTCTATCTTTTTCTTTGGATGGCGCGTTCGGCGCCGCCGATTATGTCCTCGACGCTCATGCAAAAGGCGTCCATCAACGGTTCCGGGGCGGGCGCGGTGCGTGTAAAGGTGTCATGAATGCCGACCATTTCCAGCGGGGTAGGGCGATGCAGACTCAGCACCTCGGCCACGGCGCCGCCCAACCCGCCCAGGATGGTGTGTTCTTCGGCGGTGACAATCGCGCCCGTTTCCGCCGCCGCTTTCAGGATGAGCTGCGTGTCGATGGGCTTCAGCGTGTGCATTTCCAAGACGCGCACGTCAAGACCGCGTGCAGCGAGTCGGTCGGCGGCCAGCAAGCTTCGCCCAACCATTGACCCCACCGCAATGATCGTCACATCGCCGCCATCGCGCAGCGTGATCCCTTTGCCGATCGCTACCGTCACACTGGAATCATGCACGGGCAGCGTCGCCGCACGGCTGATGCGCAGATATACCGGCCCGTCATACTCGGCAATCACAGGGACCCATGCGCTCGCTTCGTTGGCGTCTGCCGGGACGATGACGGTCATCTCCGGCATGGCGCGCATGATGGCGATATCCATAATGGAATGATGCGTCGGCCCGTCTTTGAAATCTGATACCCCGGCATAACTGGCTGCGATCTTGACGTTGGTTCGCGCATAAGCTACGCAGGTACGGATCTGCTCCAACGCTCGCAGCGCCAGCAACGCCGAAAACCCGTTGGCGAACGGGACTTTCCCGCCCAATGCCAAACCTACCGCTACATCGATCATGCATGGCTCGGCGATCCCAATGTTAAAGAACCGTTCGGGATATTGTTTGGCGAAAAAATGCGTGAGCGTGGAAGCGGACGTGTCCACGTCCAGCACGACTATGTTCGGATTGACTGCGCCGTAGGCGGCAAGCGCCCTACCGTAGCCTTCGCGCATCGAAATCTCAGCCATGACGCCCCGCTCCTTTGATCTCGGCAACGGCCTGGGCTAACTGCGCGTCGTTTGGTGCGACGCCGTGCCAGTACGATTTGTTCTCCATGTAGGAGACCCCTTTTCCCTTGGTCGTGCGCGCGATTATCATCGTCGGGCGATCATGAATCTCGTCGGCGGTGTCGAGCGCCTGGAGGATCTGTCGCATGTCGTGGCCGTTGATCTCGATCACCGCCCAATTGCACGCGCGCCATTTATCCACCAGTGGCTCGAGGGGCAGAATGTCGTGAACTGCGCCGTCGAGCTGCACGTCGTTATAATCGACAATCGCGGTCAGATTGGCCAAACGGTACTTGGCCGCGACCATTGCTCCTTCCCAGACGATCCCGCCCTGGCATTCGCCGTCACCCATCAGCACATAGGTGTGAAAGGGCCGGCCATCCATCCGCGCGGTCAGCGCGATCCCGATCCCGATAGCGACGCCGTGCCCCAACAGGCCCGCCGTCATCTCCACGCCAGGCGTTTTCAGCCGATCCGGGTGTCCCTGCAAATGGCAATCAAGCTCGCCCCAGTGTTGTAGGTCCTCGCGGGGGAAATAGCCGCATTGGGCTAGCGCCGCGTATAACAACGCCGACGCGTGGCCTTTGCTCATGATAAACCGATCCCGTTCTGGCCATTCCGGGTTATGGGGATCGATCCGCATCTTGTGGAAAAACAGGGCTGCGACGATATCTGCCGCCGACAGCGATCCACCGGGATGCCCGGCCTGCCGCCGGTAAATCATCTCTACGCTGTCAAGCCGCAGATCGCGCGCGCGCTCCTGCAATTCGATGATCTGTGAGTCAGGATGAAAATACATGGGTGTTCTTCCGTTCTCTTTTCTGTCAGATGTCTGTCAACCAGGCGTGCTTAAACCTGTGAGTGGTGAACTACCACACAACGGTTTAAGGTTTCGGCTCTGTTCACGGACGAGAAACTGCTTCAAGGGACGTTGGTCGCTGCGCCCTAAAAGGGTAGGGCCAGTTCTTTCCCTCTGGACCTACACACGCCGCCGCCGTCGTCGTGCGTAGTCAATCGTGATGGCAATGAGCAGGACGGAGTAAATGATAATTTTGTGATAATAGGGGTCGATCCTCAAGATGACCATTTCGTTCTGTAAGACGCCAATCAGCATTGCGCCGACGACCACACCGGGGATGGTTCCCTCACCGCCCATCAAGCTGTAGCCGCCCAGGACGCATGCTGCAATTGCCAGCAGTTCGTACCCCTCGCCCGTGCCGGGATGGCCCAAGCCCATCCGCGCCGCCTGGATCATGCCCACCACGACCGCGCACACTGCCGAAAGGATGTACGCCAGAATGACGCGGCGATCCACGTTGACACCCGAATAGCGCGCGGCCTCGGCATTGCCGCCCGCCGCGTAAATCTGCCGCCCGATGTAGGTATAGCGCAGCAGGTAAAAGGCTAATGCCACCACGACGAGACAGATAACTACCGGGATCGGGATGAGGTCAAAGAAGTAACCCTGCCCGAGGTACTTGAAATCGTCTGTTAGTCCGGTGATCGGGAAGGATTCGGTGATCACGAGGACAAACCCGCGCGCCAACCCCATCGTAACCAGGGTGATCAGGAAACCGTGCATTTTTAGCTTAGTGACAAACAGCCCATGGGTCAGGCCGACCAAGCCGCCCAAACCCAGGGTGGCGATGATGCTGATCCAGATCGCCCACCCGTATTCTTTCATGAAGTAGGCGACCATGACCCCACCAAAGCCGACCATCGATCCGACTGAGAGATCGATCCCTCCCGTGATGATAGTAAAGCCGACGCCAACAGCGGCGATACCCAGGATGGCGATGTCGCGCGTCATGATCTTGAGGTTGTCCTCATTCAACATGTTGGGGTTTTTGAGCCATCCCCCTGCTATCAGCCCGATCACCACCAGAAGCAAAATAAATTCCGGGCTTTTGAGCAGATTTTTGATCCACTTCCATGACGCCAAACCACGGCGGGCCGCCGTCTGCCGGGGATCGAGGGTTGTTGTTTCAGTAATGTTCATAAGAATTCTCCACTATGCCCAAGAATTAACTTGCGATGGCATCAACGAAGGCATCAACTTTGACGAACTGGGTGGCGCTGGCCATGATGGCTTCCTGGCTCATGCTGTCGCGCCTAAACTCACCGGTGATGCGCCCCTGGCACAACACGATCACTCGGTCACTCATCCCGATAATCTCGGGCATCTCCGATGAGATCATCAAAATGGCGAGACCCTGCTGCGCAAGCTGGCTCATGAGCGCGTGAAATTCGGCTTTTGCGCCCACATCGATCCCGCGCGTTGGCTCATCCATTATCAGAATCTTTGGGTTGGAACTGAGCCATTTCGCCAGTACGACTTTCTGCTGGTTGCCGCCACTCAGGTTGCTCACGATCTGGTTAACGTCCGGCGTGGCGATAGACAGCATTTTGACATAATGCGTGGCGATCACCTTTTCTTCTTTGGCGTTCAGCTTCGCCAGAACGTTAGAAATCCGCCGTAGAATGGCCATCGTGGCGTTTTGAGCTACCGTCATGTGGAGTAACAGCCCGTGCTGTTTGCGATCCTCTGGAATCCAGCCGATGCCATGCCGCACGGCATCTGACGGGCTGTGAATGCGCACGTCTTTGCCGTGGATCAAGATTTCGCCACCTGTCACCCGGTCAATGCCACAGATGGCGCGAGCGACCTCGGTCCGCCCGGCCCCTACCAACCCGGCCAGCCCGACAATCTCGCCTTTGTGCAGCGTGAAACTCACGTTGCGCACGCCGTTATCGCTGGACAGGTTGCGCAGCTCTAACACTGGTTCGGCGATCTCGGCGTCCAGTTTGGGAAAAAGACCCACTTTGCGCCCAACCATGAGCTGGATGATTTTTTCTTCGGTGGCCTCGGCTCTCGGCAGGGTTCCTACCCGGTGACCGTCGCGCATGACGATGATCCGGTCGACCACGTCCAATACTTCTTCGAGGCGATGACTGATAAAAACAACCGAAGCCCCTTGCTCTTTCAACCGGCGCATCATGCCAAACAGTGCCTCTACTTCCCGGCTCGAAAGCGCCGACGTGGGTTCGTCCATGAGAATAATGCGCGCCTTCTGGGATACGGCTTTGGCAATCTCGACCATCTGTTGCGCCGCGACGGTCAGGTTTTTCACGGGAACGCGGCCTGGCAGTTCGGTTCCCAGGCCGTGCAGAATCTGCTCTGCTTCCCGGTACATTCTGCGGAAATCCACCATCCCAGTCGCAGCAAGTAGCCGCGGTTCGCGGTTGAGGAATATATTCTCGCCCACCGAGAGCTGGGGGATCAGGGCCAACTCCTGGAAAATGGTGCTGATGCCCAATTTCTGGGCGTGCTGCGGGCTGCGCGGCTCGATAGACTCATCGCCCAGCCAGATCGTCCCGGTGTCTTTGGAATAGACTCCTGACAGGATTTTGATCAGAGTGGATTTGCCCGCTCCATTTTCACCTACGAAGCCCAAAATCTCGCCGGGATAGACCTCGAAATCGACATTATCAAGCGCCTGAACTCCAGGGAACTGCTTGGAGATATTCACCATCCGTAATAAGGGCTTGTCTTCCATGAAGTTCGTCTCCGATTAGACCTCAAGAAATGGGGTTCTCTCCACACTTGGAGAGAACCCCCGGTTTAGCCTGCTTATTGCGACGGGATACCAATGGACTCCAGATATTCCTGGTACAGGTCAAAGGTGTCCGCCTTGATGATGTCTACGCCTGTGTTCAGGTGAATACTGCCCTCGTCGCCGAAGTCGCTCAGCCACGGATCGAGTACTTCCATCGTAGCTTCTTCGCCGAGGACCGACATGGCATACATCACCCAACCGCTCAGGTAGCCGTAGAAGTACACGCGCTGCCCGATCATAGCCTGGACAACGCCATCTTCCATGCAGGTTTGCGTCTGAGGTTCGGCGTCAAAGGCGACGATCTTCACTTCGCCTTCTTTGCCCGCTTCTTGCACAGCTTGGCAGGCCATCGGGCCATCATACGAGTAGAAGGTGATGAAGCCCGCCAGGTCTGGATAGGTCTGCATCGCTGTCTGCGCGTTGCTCAAGGCAACTTCGGGCTTGACATCGTCCAGCAGAACTTCGACCAGTTCCAGGTCGGTGCCTTCCAGCGCATCCTGCACGCCCGCGATCCGGTCCTGGGCATTCTGGGCAGTGGCATAACCGACCAACCCGACGATCTGGCCCGACCCGATGATCTCAAGCGCGGCTTCGCCAGCGGCGTATCCTGCGTCGTAGTCCGACATGCCGATGTACATGGACCGCTCGCTGCCGGTTGCATCTGAGTCGGTGCATAACACGTGGATACCCTTGTCAACCGCAGTCTTGATGATGTCGGCATGACCTGCCCCCCATAAACTGATCCAGTTTGTATGTTAGGATTGGACAATCAAGGAGGCAGAGAAATGCCACGCAAGAGGTATTCACCCGACGAGATCATCCACAAGTTGCGCGAGGCTGAAGTCTTGCTCAGCCAAGGGCTGACGGTGCAAGAAGCGGTGCGACAGCTCGGCATCGCGGAACAAACCTACTACCGCTGGCGCAAAGAGTACGGCGGGCTGGACAAGAGCCAAGCGACGCGGCTGAAAGAACTGGAGCGCGAGAACCTGAGGCTGAAGAAGTTGGTGGCGGACCTCTCGCTGGACAAGTCGATTTTGGAGGAAGCGCTGTCAAAAAAGTAATCAGCCCGGCCAGGCGACGCGAGATGGTGGCGCATGTTCAGCAGCAGCTGGACATTTCTGAGCGGCGCGCCTGCCGGGTATTGAGACAGCCCCGTGCCACCCAGCGTTACGCCAGCCAACGG
This sequence is a window from Aggregatilinea lenta. Protein-coding genes within it:
- a CDS encoding sugar ABC transporter ATP-binding protein, with the protein product MEDKPLLRMVNISKQFPGVQALDNVDFEVYPGEILGFVGENGAGKSTLIKILSGVYSKDTGTIWLGDESIEPRSPQHAQKLGISTIFQELALIPQLSVGENIFLNREPRLLAATGMVDFRRMYREAEQILHGLGTELPGRVPVKNLTVAAQQMVEIAKAVSQKARIILMDEPTSALSSREVEALFGMMRRLKEQGASVVFISHRLEEVLDVVDRIIVMRDGHRVGTLPRAEATEEKIIQLMVGRKVGLFPKLDAEIAEPVLELRNLSSDNGVRNVSFTLHKGEIVGLAGLVGAGRTEVARAICGIDRVTGGEILIHGKDVRIHSPSDAVRHGIGWIPEDRKQHGLLLHMTVAQNATMAILRRISNVLAKLNAKEEKVIATHYVKMLSIATPDVNQIVSNLSGGNQQKVVLAKWLSSNPKILIMDEPTRGIDVGAKAEFHALMSQLAQQGLAILMISSEMPEIIGMSDRVIVLCQGRITGEFRRDSMSQEAIMASATQFVKVDAFVDAIAS
- a CDS encoding substrate-binding domain-containing protein, with translation MSLWGAGHADIIKTAVDKGIHVLCTDSDATGSERSMYIGMSDYDAGYAAGEAALEIIGSGQIVGLVGYATAQNAQDRIAGVQDALEGTDLELVEVLLDDVKPEVALSNAQTAMQTYPDLAGFITFYSYDGPMACQAVQEAGKEGEVKIVAFDAEPQTQTCMEDGVVQAMIGQRVYFYGYLSGWVMYAMSVLGEEATMEVLDPWLSDFGDEGSIHLNTGVDIIKADTFDLYQEYLESIGIPSQ